Proteins from a single region of Struthio camelus isolate bStrCam1 chromosome W, bStrCam1.hap1, whole genome shotgun sequence:
- the LOC138064346 gene encoding thioredoxin-like protein 1 yields MVGVKVIANDTEFQPELSAAGSRLAVVKFTMRGCGPCLRIAPAFNALSNKYPQATFLEVDVHQCQGTAATNNISATPTFLFFRNKVRIDQYQGADAVGLEEKIKQHLENDPGNNEDTDIPKGYMDLMPFINKAGCECLNESDEHGFDNCLRKDATYLESDCDEQLLITVAFSQPVKLYSMKLQGPDNGQGPKYIKIFINLPRSMDFEEAERSEPTQALELTPEDIKEDGIVQLRYVKFQNVNSVTLFVQSNHGDEETTRITYFTFIGTPVQATNMNDFKRVVGKKGESH; encoded by the exons aTGGTGGGCGTCAAGGTGATCGCCAACGACACCGAGTTCCAGCCCGAGCtcagcgccgccggctcccgcctcGCCGTGGTGAAGTTCACCATGCGCGG atgtGGGCCTTGTTTAAGGATAGCTCCAGCTTTCAATGCCCTGAGTAACAAATATCCTCAGGCAACTTTTTTGGAGGTGGATGTACATCAGTGCCAG GGAACAGCTGCTACCAATAATATATCAGCCACACCAACATTTCTGTTTTTTCGAAACAAAGTGCGAATCGACCAGTATCAAGGAGCAGATGCTGtaggtttagaagaaaaaattaaacagcacCTGGAGAATGACCCTGGAAACAATGAAGATACAGATATCCCAAAAGGATAT ATGGATTTAATGCCATTTATCAATAAAGCTGGCTGTGAATGTCTTAACGAAAGTGATGAGCATGGCTTTGATAATTGTTTACGTAAAGACGCTACCTACCTGGAATCAGACTGTGATGAGCAG CTACTTATTACTGTAGCTTTTAGTCAACCTGTCAAGCTTTATTCTATGAAACTTCAGGGGCCAGATAACG GGCAAGGTCCAAAGTACATAAAAATTTTTATTAACCTTCCTCGATCTATGGATTTTGAGGAAGCAGAACGAAGCGAACCAACTCAAGCCCTGGAGCTAACACCAGAGGATATTAAAGAAGATGGTATTGTCCAGCTTCGCTATGTAAAATTTCAGAATGTTAACAGTGTAACT ttatttgTCCAGTCCAATCATGGTGATGAAGAGACAACAAGAATTACGTACTTCACATTTATTGGAACTCCAGTCCAAGCAACAAATATGAATGACTTCAAGAGA